ATTGCATGAACATCCAAAAACCAATTTTATAAAGCTAGGCTATGGATGTCTTAAACTGAAGTACGTCCATATGGGAAGGAGGAGTGGTCTGGGTGTATTttgagtgggactagggaggggccaaaagatggatggggaagagatgtccatgtccaaaaagatggacatccgtgTTACAGAAAGGTGCACTAAGAAGGAAGTAAGGGAAGTCATAGTAGATGTTttgctgtccctggagggtttataatttaaataaaagaaagaaagaaagaagactaCAAAAAACTATACTGGGATATGAACTTGCAGTCTTTGTATCTCTGCTCTGGCTTTCAGCTacctgctttaaccattaggctactcctccacttagatGACTGCAGCTCTGTTTGACCCGGGACAAGTCACTTAaggccccttttataaaggtgcactagtgtttttagtgtgtgctacaaataagtgtgcgctaaacgctagagatgcccatatattcctatgcatttagcatgagctaattGTTAGCGCGCACAatcgatattcagccggggcctacataagacaccagtgcaggccctgGTTGAATATTAACTGGGACTCACATAAGAAGAAGCAGGTCCCTCCATTCCATGATTCCAATAGCCCTATCCCTTTCTCCCTCCAAAGAGAACTGGATCCTCCAACATGAACCTTCCAACTCTTATAGGCCACCATAGCTTACCTTTAagatctctggtggtctaggggtccaATGAGCAGAAGTGAAGCCCACATACTCCTGCCACCAAGGCTcgagtctcaaaatggctgtcacaacctctagcagcagtctcaTGGTACTAGCCCTAGTAACACTAGTGTCCAGATAAATGCTGGCTGCCCCCAGATTCCATCCTTGTAACACCCCTCTCCTGCCCGGATTTGGGGTggctggttagtgctgatattcagcagcattacccGGTTATATGACATTGAATATCAGTAGATAGCCGGCTAGCagtggtttaactgggcaggattctctctgaatattgacccctatgtgTACACTTTAACAGTTGTCTATTGGTGCAACATGTTTTGGCATAGAGATGCCTGTATCAGGGACAACTATAACAATTAATCAAAGTCAGACAGGACACATACAAATCCACctacaaataaaaaatgaaaaacaaaaaaaacccacacaatcagaaaatgaacacacacacacaaccccatataaatatatatatatatatatatggatagataaaaggaaaaaaataatagtACCCTTGTAGATCACACCCAACTCACAAATGATATTTATTTTGCTGATATGATATGTCCCCTGTCCAAAACCCATTGCTTTTTAAATCAATGCTCGTATCGAATTCTCATTACACAAGTACAAGATCAAATCTTTCCTCCTACCTGAGAAACattcagaataaaatgttttttaacaCATTTCTTTGAAAAGAAAGGGGTACAAATCAGTTcctacagagagagaaagagagagacattcTATTCTCTTAGCAGGCTATAGATTTTTTAGCCATTCATGTTGCTAGTTTATCATGGTTAGAACAAAGCTGATCATTTTGTTCTACTTTGTGCATTTTGTCTTCAGCTTTCAAGTGCTTGCAATCAGTGAACAATCTGGAAAAAGTGACATCCAAAATCTGATCAGTAAATCACAGTAGACCATTTCTTCATTGAGTTCTCATGGAAAAACCTCATGGTGTTTCAGCTTCATTGCAGCTCTGAATATTCTCAGCTCAGTTCCCGTTCCCATGATTGTACATGATCTCAGTGTACATTAAGGAGATAGGAACATTGAAAGTTAACAggacagtaaggggtccttttacaaaggtgcgctgaaaaatggcttgcggtagtgcaggTGCGGGTTTGGGTGTATGCTGATCCATTTTtagtgcatctgtaaaaaaggactttaaaaaaaaattttttgccgaaaatggacgtgcggcaaaatgaaaattgccataccAGGCAGTAATAACCTATGAGTGCCAAATGCCACATGGCACGTGTCCATTacgtgcgcccgaaaataaaaaatatttttcagatgcgcgtattggacgcacactaaaaatgaaattagtacaagagccacgtggtactactactactactactatttagcatttctatagcgctacaaggcgtacgcagcgctgcacaaacatagaagaaagacagtccctgctcaaagagcttacaatctaatagacaaaaaataatcaaatcaattaatgtgtacaggaaggaggagaggagggtaggtggaggtgagtggttacaagtggttacgagtcaaaagcaatgttaaagaggtgggctttcagtctagatttaaaggtggccaaggatggggcaagacgtgggggctcaggaagtttattccaggcgtagggtgcagcgagacagagggcgcgaagtctggagttggcagtagtggagaagggaacagataagaaggatttattccTGGAGCGGAGTGCGGGTAGtcgggcgataactccattttggtacacGTTGGGTacgtgtagatgcttatgcagcttagtaaaagggcacgtGTTTTGAGCatacaccgggccagtttttaccccatctgcaaaaaagggctttttttttaatgggacgggaaaaggacctgtggtaaaactgaaagcagcatgcacccaaaactggcctgagcacttaatgccagccattgatctagtggtaagggttcatgcgTTATATGCGTGGTGACTGGTCAGTTCTTGCCAAGTGCAGATTACCGCCAGAAACGATGCGCATgataggaaataaataaatgaattatcAGGCGATATGGGCACACACcagatctgaaattactgccgggggggggggggggggtggtagcctggcagtagtcttgttttggtgcatgctgcatgcacGTAGCGTCTAATGCACCTTTTTAAAAGGGCttctcaaattggtgccaattagtacccaattattggcaataattggctcattagccaatttagcgCCCCTTTTACTAATCAGTTGTAATCCCAatacgggcttactgctcgctaaacaagTACTGCTGCCAggctacttcccacccctactgtcatgtctagtgctacaaaaatatattatttttgtagcactggagtgtacctggcggtaatcgggcaatgctGCGTACCGGGtttgcgtgggagcccttatcaccacctcaatgggtggtggtaagaactCCCCCCTTCCAAAATGACCGCTACTTGCTGCAGGGCAAttttctgcaggaaagagagacttcccttttaccccactgcagtaaaagggggcctcagtgtgcatgaaaaacaaaagcagatgccagcacaggcccccttttgccacagcttggtgaaaggggcccttagttgggcacacatcttgGATTGGTGGCCATATATtgatgccacatatagaatctgggggtatatataTCTCCTATCAATCTACcaatttttcttccttttatccACAGTAAAAGAAACTCCTTCTTTTCATGTCGCTGTAGTAAGCAATTCTGCTGCTAATACTTTTGAAATATGAGTTTTTTTCCCCCGAAAGAATAAAAATAGAGAGCTATTACTCTCACTGTATAGCAGTAAGTGCAAACAACTGTAGTCAGAGTAACAGATGTTAAGAAAACAGGATGTACAGTCTAATAGTAGAACAGCATTATTATGCGGGGCAGCAAGACAAGAAGACAGTTACAGCAATATTTGCAATATACTTATTGGCAGCCAGTGTCAGTGCGTCCGGAACTGGCAGCATCttataaacaaaagaaaagaatgctGGGCCTTACTGCCAGGCCTTGAATGGGAAACCACTGGTCCTGGAAAATTTAAAAGCTGCATGTTCTGCAGTAGGATTACACCAATGAACGAGTACAAATTCAAGTAGCAAAGAACCGAAGTCAGACACTGTATGAAAAAAAGTAAACATTTATTAGTTTAACCATCATTTTAGTTTCAtggtggaacttttttttttagtttccaaTAAATCTTATCTCAACTCATGTGTAGGGTGAAAGATTtctattgatttaaaaaaaatgagaacattcttttgtcaaaaaataaaaataaataaatagaagcattacacatacatgcacacatacacacacacatacacacatacagacTTTTGTTGGAATTGAATTGATTTTGCAAAAAAATAACATTAACGAATAGCATAGGTTTTGGAGGAGTAAAAATACAGGACTCTAAGGCAACCCTGTTGCTTGTTCTAATCAAATGCATCGTAGAAGGATCAACTTGATAGCAATGCTTATTGTATTTACAGTTTTTGTGTAATTTGCTGAACACCTACAAAACTGTGTACGTTCTATAACAAACTGTTAACACTCAGATCAAAATGAGCTTTGTTATCTTGCAGCATGAGGTTAGTGGATAGTATTTAATTGAGGTGAATGCCTGTGTGTTACCTTTGTTGAATAAAATATGATGAACTATTCACATATGTGCTATAAGCTATTATTATTCAACTTATTGCTAGTGCTTTTATAAAATCTATGATTTTCATCTTCATTATTATTCATCttctgtaaaatatgtgctatgcACTTGCCCTGATAATTATGcaataaaaggaaacaaaaataattttgatttttCTTCAGTATTTACAGTACTTCAGATCTGAAGGAAAAGCAGATAGAAGTCAATGTACCAAAATATGTTAACACTTTTATAAGCATCAACATGAGTTAAAAGCACTGTTAACATGCAAAGTTTAGTTTCCACATGCTATCTATGCTTTTAGCGTATGTTAATTGCTTGTGTGAGTTTTAATGTAGCAAGTTATGCTAATAAGGCAATAggatgcaaagcagctcattatctATTACCATGAAGAAACATATCACATGTGAAAAAGAGTAAAAATGAACACAGACCTGTTAACCTTAGGGAGTTAAGTTTTTGCAATAATGTCCACATTAATGTGTTAATTTTAATGATAGTAAATTAATGCAAAACTCATTTACATGTAATTAATTGGGCCATTACTGTGAACTCATGTTAACAGCCAATGTTAATGCGCTTTATTACACTCCCCTCACAGACTTTGATCCTATGAGAGTTTTCCTTGCCCATGTAGAAATACAACTATGCAGCGTGTCATGCATATAGAATATTGTATATGCATATGCTGGATACATTATATATAACTATATTATACAAAATGTACTCATGCTGTTTACATATCTTTTAAGGGTCAGGTCTTCTCATCTTTGGATTATATCCAGGGTATACAATTTACAAGTAACAGTGTAGCCCATTAAACAGAACTTAAATCTTAGGTTTACCTTTCCGTGTGACTAACTGCTCATTCAATCATAGGGGCAGCAAAAATAAACAGATGTATGGTACTTTTCATGTGTCACTTCTTCAATCAGGATGAGATTAATTTACTGATAGTTGAGAAGGTTTATGTATGTATCTAAAATGAGAAAGAATCTAACTTCCAGTGCAGAGTCGCTGtcagtttggaaaaaaaatgcaTCTTTATGGTTCTGATGTATAAGTATTAATGTATCAGTGTTCTGGTTTCTACAAGACACCCACCTGAGGTAGGCATCAAACAGTTTCATGCAATAAAGGAAAATATTGGCATTTTGTCCATGATGTGAGCAAATTAACTATGTTTGATCCATAACAGCACTATTTTTAGTCCTAAAACGTCACTAAGTGTGATTTAGAGTACTGCGCTCAAAAGATGGAGTATAAAAATCATCTTGGTTTAGAATGCTATATACACATTGTTCTTTAGTATGCGGATATTATACAAGTGTAATTAGAGGAAAATGCCTCTTATCACACACAACTAACCCTTTCGCTGACAACATTACAGCTGTTTATTGATAGCTCTGAAGTCCCAGCTTGCATTTCCAAagcatcctctgtttcatcaagTTCCATACTGTTAAGTTCATTGCCATTTCTATAACTATTTAAATTGAGGTCTTTTCCATAGAGTGCTGTGGAGGCAATGTTATTACATTGGTTCTGCCTTAGCATTGATTTTTTACTGTTCTTATATTGACAACAGATGTAATTGTAAAAGGCCCTGCGATATGTTCTGTTGAAGAGCGTATACACAAGGGGGTTGATTCCGGAGGAGACATAACCAACCCAAACAAACACATTCAGAAGTTCCACGAGAAGGTCTTTGTCACAGGCTTCCTTGCAGAGCACGGACATGATATTTGTGATAAAAAACGGACACCACATgataagaaataaaaagaaaacgaTCCCAAGTACCTTGGAAGCCCTTCGCTCATTGTTAATAGACTGCATGGTTCCTTTACGATAAAGAGCGCTTTCTTTATTAGTAGGAGAGTTTAAGTGTGAGGCCCCCTCGTGATTTTGAATCattgaaatgttttctgtgttcCCGTCTTTCTTTAGACAGTTTAGGCTGcttcttctttgctttggtacttcTTCGTACATAAATACTGTTGCTTGTCTCTGCAGGACCTGGATTGTCAGGCAGTAGGTAAATACCATAATAATTAGAGGAATGAAAAATGCCACAAATGATCCAACAAGAACAAAGTTTTCGTCATTCAGAACGCAGCTTCCATTGACAAACATTCTTGAATTATCCAGTAGGCCTATGACTGGGAGAGGCATTGATATTCCTATAATgagaagaagaaaataagaaacaacatgaTGAAGAAAGATTTGAATACATGAATCACATTCCCTCTACTAGGACATATAAATTAATAAGTATAATACTGTAGTGGAAATATATTTGAGAGTTACCCAAATTAAAGAGATCACAATTTAGTACTCATACTCAAAAGTCTATTTCCAGTTCCATTTCATATCATTTACATTTTATTTCCTTGCTACCACCTGCTACATCTGACCACTATAAAACAACACTGGGGAGAATGTAGGCTCCCaatttacatttgaaaatatttcATTTTCTTGTATATGCTGTCCAATGGAGTAGCGAAGAGAcataaggagtggagtggaggagtggcctagtgtttaaaatgatgtgcataaattctagaaggcggatctgaaaagggggcatggccatgggtggattgtgggcaggtcatgggcattcctagaatttacacgcattgttatagaatatgcccattccatatgtaatttaggcatcagcacttACATCAGGTTTTCATTGATATAAATGGTTGCGACTAAATATAGTTGTAGAAAATGGgtgttgggtgtattctataaactatgcctagatttaagcatattctataagccatgcttaaatttagatgcggtttatagaatacgcctgggcatattttttttttcagcaccagtttTAAGGTATGATATAGTGCATtaattattaaaaatatatatatttttgtgagtGGGCACTCCTGTGTTATGATTAGCTCCCACATCAGTTTTTTTTTGCGGGTCTTCTGCACTAATGCAAATATTAGCAAatgacttgtaaaaaaaaaagaaaaaaagataaagcCCTACAAAGTGCTGCATTAAATTTGGGCTTAGCATACTGGAAAATCTCGTATTCAAATGTGCTAAGCCCAAattttactgcatcttagtaaaatggcccctaaattcAGTGTAATTTAATTATATTATCTAGAAATGACTATAATGTTTTGTAGGATTTTTATGCCATATGGAATTGATCATGTTTGTATAGATTGAGCTTTATGCTGCATAGAAATTGCTTTGCTCTTTCACTGGGTGTGATTGGCatgcagcttaaaccagagtaCAGAACTTCaatatgagaagactcagaactcttgaaccaaaatcttctttaatgcagtaatcaaacaaggaaatcaaattcattagcgtttaactttaaaaaaggagattatgataaaatgagaagaacggtgaaaaaaaaaacttagaggagcgactgcgagggtcaaaaatttacataggtgtggatgctgtccaaaaacaccatcctcgaagcccaggccaaatatattccgcgtattaaaaaaggaagacggaagaccgaacaacagccggcatggttaaaaagtgaggtgaaggaagctattagagctaaaagaaaacccttcagaaaatggaagaaggaaccaactgaaaataataagaaacagcataacgaatgtcaagtcaaatgcaaaacgctgataaggaaggctaagagggactttgaaaaaagattgcgttggagacaaaaacacatagtaaattttgttttaggtatattaaaagcaggaagccgacaaaagaatcagttggaccgctagatgaccgaggggtaaaaggggcaatcagggaagacaaagccatagcggagagatcaaattaattctttgcttaggtcttcaccgaggaagatttgggagagatagtggtcccagaaatggtattcgaagctaacgagtcggagaaactgaacaaATTCTCTATAAacttagaggatgtaatggggtagttctacaaattgaaaagtagcaaatctcctggactgaatggtattcatcccagagtactgatagaactgaaaaatgaactaccggaagctattgttagtaatatgtaatttatccttaaaatcgagtgtgataCCAGAggatttgagggtggccaatgtaatgccgattttaaaaaaaggttccagatgagatccaggaaattatagtcCGGTgaatctgacgttggtgccgggcaaaatggtagacacttttattataaagaacaaaattacagagcatattcaaaagcatggattagtgagacaaagccaacatgaatttagtgaaaggaaatcttgctttaccaatctattatatttcttgcaaggggtgaacaaacatgtggataaaggtgagccggttgatattgtgtatctggattttcagaaggcgtttgacaaagtatctcatgaaagactccagaagaaatttgagagtcatgggataggaggtattgtcctactgtagattaaaaactggttaaaagatagaaaacagagagtaggtttaaacggtcagtattctcaatggagaagggtagttagtggggttcctcaagggtctgtgcttggatcgttgattttaaaaatatttataaatgacctagacatgggagtaaccagtgaagtaattaaatttgctgatgacacaaagttgttcaaagtcgttaaatcgtgggtggattgtgaaaaattataagaggaccttaagaaactgggagattgggcatctaaatggcagatgacgttcaatgttagcaagtgcaaagtgatgtatgtgggaaagaggaacctgaattatagctacgtcatgcaaggttccaattaggagtcacagaccaagaaagggctcTAGGTGTTGTTgtggatgatatgttgaaaccttttgctcagtgtgctgctgtggctaagaaagcaaatagaatgttaggcattattaggaaaggaatggaaaacaaaaatgaggacgttataatgcctttggtatcgctc
The genomic region above belongs to Microcaecilia unicolor chromosome 7, aMicUni1.1, whole genome shotgun sequence and contains:
- the HTR2C gene encoding 5-hydroxytryptamine receptor 2C, which gives rise to MMSTLSGTGILISLTTVSVTLDFNLHSGLMAWHINNSLTLNQSLPTIDPLNTSEVQEVSRTSLTDKNWPALLILVIIVLTIGGNILVIMAVSLEKKLQNATNYFLMSLAVADMLVGILVMPVSLITILYDYAWPLPDKLCPIWISLDVLFSTASIMHLCAISLDRYVAIRNPIEHSRFNSHTKAVMKIAAVWTISIGISMPLPVIGLLDNSRMFVNGSCVLNDENFVLVGSFVAFFIPLIIMVFTYCLTIQVLQRQATVFMYEEVPKQRRSSLNCLKKDGNTENISMIQNHEGASHLNSPTNKESALYRKGTMQSINNERRASKVLGIVFFLFLIMWCPFFITNIMSVLCKEACDKDLLVELLNVFVWVGYVSSGINPLVYTLFNRTYRRAFYNYICCQYKNSKKSMLRQNQCNNIASTALYGKDLNLNSYRNGNELNSMELDETEDALEMQAGTSELSINSCNVVSERVSCV